A window from Cryptomeria japonica chromosome 1, Sugi_1.0, whole genome shotgun sequence encodes these proteins:
- the LOC131066508 gene encoding membrane protein PM19L, with protein sequence MAKEMMKSVALSILVLNLCMYIIVCATAGWALNKAIDHEIITGLGIPLPNPYWAVYFPMGNAATGFFIIFALIAGVVGGASCLSGLHYLRSRTENGLASAASAALTAWGLTLLAMGLAWKEVDLHGRNSRLKTVESFVIILSVTQLLYVAALIQSHR encoded by the exons ATGGCCAAGGAAATGATGAAGTCGGTTGCACTGTCTATTCTGGTTCTGAACTTGTGCATGTATATAATCGTATGTGCAACAGCAGGGTGGGCTCTTAACAAGGCAATCGACCATGAAATCATCACAG GGCTGGGAATTCCACTGCCCAATCCATACTGGGCGGTCTACTTTCCAATGGGAAATGCTGCCACTGGATTCTTCATAATCTTTGCATTGATAGCAGGAGTGGTGGGAGGTGCTTCGTGCCTTTCCGGGCTTCATTACTTGCGCTCACGGACAGAAAATGGCTTGGCCTCTGCTGCCTCTGCTGCTCTCACAGCGTGGGGTCTCACTCTGTTGGCCATGGG ATTGGCTTGGAAGGAAGTCGATTTGCACGGTAGAAACTCGCGTCTG AAAACGGTGGAGTCGTTTGTAATAATTCTGTCTGTCACGCAACTCTTGTATGTAGCGGCACTCATTCAATCTCACCGCTGA
- the LOC131064623 gene encoding membrane protein PM19L, producing MAKEMMKSVALSILVLNLCMYIIVCATAGWALNKAIDHEIITGEGIPLPNPLWAVYFPMGNAATGFFIIFALIAGVVGGASCLSGLHYLGSRTENGLASAVSAALTAWGLTLLAMGLAWKEIDLHGRNSRLKTVESFVIILSVTQLLYVLVVIHSHR from the exons ATGGCCAAGGAAATGATGAAGTCGGTTGCACTGTCTATTCTGGTTTTGAACTTGTGCATGTATATAATCGTATGTGCAACGGCAGGGTGGGCTCTTAATAAGGCCATCGACCATGAAATCATCACAG GGGAGGGAATTCCACTGCCAAACCCATTGTGGGCGGTGTACTTTCCAATGGGAAATGCGGCCACTGGATTCTTCATAATCTTTGCATTGATAGCAGGAGTGGTGGGAGGTGCTTCATGCCTTTCTGGGCTTCATTACTTAGGCTCAAGGACAGAAAATGGGTTGGCCTCTGCTGTCTCAGCTGCTCTCACAGCCTGGGGTCTCACTCTCTTGGCCATGGG ATTGGCGTGGAAGGAAATCGATTTGCACGGTAGAAACTCGCGTCTG AAAACGGTGGAGTCATTTGTAATAATTCTGTCTGTCACACAACTGTTGTATGTACTTGTTGTCATCCATTCGCATCGTTGA